In one Carassius carassius chromosome 12, fCarCar2.1, whole genome shotgun sequence genomic region, the following are encoded:
- the LOC132154762 gene encoding nardilysin-like → MPQTNKFKSAGASSAAQSAGPDRGEALRDPTEPPGDSGGDDNQGDTQITKSPSDPKQYRYIELSNGLRALLISDLSGLDGQTEDEEDSEEEEEEEAGEEEEGDSGEGTEEESEEEGDSQDSDFEELDEDIDRKKKKGSEKQSAAALCIGVGSFSDPNDLPGLAHFLEHMVFMGSEKYPSENGFDAFLKKHGGSDNASTDCERTIFQFDVQRKRFKEALDRWAQFFICPLMIEDAIDREVEAVDSEYQLAKPSDSHRKEMLFGSLAKPNHPMSKFCWGNAQTLKTEPREKNINVYKRLREFWKRYYSAHYMTLAVQSKESLDTLEEWVREIFSQVPNNGQPKPDFSDQLSPFETPAFNKLYRVVPVRKVHALTITWALPPQEKHYRVKPLHYIAWLIGHEGTGSILSVLRRKCWALALFGGNSETGFDQNTTYSIFSISITLTDEGFQNFYEVAHLVFQYLKMLQTLGPQQRIYEEIQKIEANEFHYQEQTDPIEYVEDICENMQLFPKEDFLTGDQLMFEFKPEVISVALKLLTPEKANLLLLSPEHEGQCPLREKWFGTQYSVEEIQQHWRELWAGDFELNPSLHLPAENKYIATDFTLKTSDCPDTEYPVRIMNNGRGCLWYKKDNKFKIPKAYVRFHLISPVIQKSPKNLVLFDLFVNILVHNLAEPAYEADVAQLEYKSVAGEHGLVIKVKGFNHKLPLLFNLIVDYLADFSTAPDVFSMFAEQLKKTYFNILIKPEKLGKDVRLLILEHSRWSTIQKYQAVLDGLSVDELMEFVSSFKSELYAEGLVQGNFTSTESMGFLQYVTDKLQFKKLSVEVPVLFRVVELPQKHHLCKVKSLNKGDANSEVTVYYQSGPKNLREHTLMELLVMHMEEPCFDFLRTKETLGYHVYPTCRNTSGVLGFSVTVETQATKFNTELVETKIEEFLVSFGEKMNSLSDEAFKTQVTALVKLKGCEDTHLGEEVDRNWTEVVTQQFVFDRLSREIDALKLMTKAELVNWFMGHRGEGNRKLSVHVVGYGVEENDPPSEEHPATGEEEEGSKMSLYGEVSKLTFLPASTLLASVTTITDIQAFTSSLNLYPYHKILK, encoded by the exons ATGCCACAGACAAACAAGTTCAAAAGTGCTGGAGCCAGCAGCGCTGCTCAGTCTGCTGGTCCAGACCGGGGAGAAGCACTCAGAGACCCCACCGAGCCTCCGGGGGACAGTGGAGGAGATGACAACCAGGGAGACACTCAGATTACTAAATCTCCAAGTGACCCCAAACAATACAG ATACATTGAGCTGAGTAACGGACTGAGGGCTCTCCTGATCTCTGATCTGAGTGGTTTAGATGGGCAAACTGAAGATGAGGAAGATtcagaagaggaggaggaagaagaggcgggagaggaagaggagggagACTCGGGGGAAGGAACGGAAGAGGAATCTGAAGAAGAAGGGGACAGTCAAGATAGTGACTTTGAGGAGCTTGACGAGGACATCGACAGGAAGAAGAAAAAGGGATCTGAAAAACAG TCTGCAGCGGCCTTGTGTATTGGCGTAGGGAGTTTCAGTGACCCTAATGACCTACCTGGCCTCGCACATTTCCTGGAACACA TGGTGTTCATGGGCAGCGAAAAGTACCCTTCTGAAAATGGCTTTGATGCATTCCTTAAAAAGCATGGTGGCAGTGATAATGCTTCCACTGATTGTGAGAGAACCATTTTCCAATTTGACGTCCAGAGGAAACGCTTCAAAGAAGCCCTTGACAG ATGGGCTCAGTTTTTCATCTGTCCTCTCATGATTGAAGACGCCATTGACCGAGAGGTTGAGGCTGTGGACAGTG AATATCAGCTTGCTAAGCCTTCAGACTCTCACCGTAAGGAAATGCTCTTTGGCAGCCTTGCAAAGCCCAACCATCCCATGAGCAAGTTCTGCTGGG GAAATGCACAGACCCTGAAGACTGAGCCTAGGGAAAAGAATATCAATGTTTACAAGCGGCTCCGTGAGTTTTGGAAGAGGTACTACTCTGCCCACTATATGACCTTAGCTGTGCAGTCTAAAG AGAGTCTTGACACCCTTGAGGAATGGGTTAGAGAAATCTTCAGTCAGGTGCCCAACAA TGGGCAGCCGAAACCTGATTTTTCTGACCAGTTGAGCCCCTTTGAAACACCTGCTTTCAACAAACTTTACCGAG TGGTGCCTGTTAGAAAAGTACATGCCCTCACCATCACATGGGCTCTTCCACCGCAAGAGAAGCACTACAG GGTAAAGCCTCTGCATTACATCGCTTGGCTGATTGGCCACGAGGGGACTGGAAGTATCCTGTCCGTGCTTAGGAGGAA gTGCTGGGCTCTAGCTTTGTTTGGCGGAAACAGTGAGACTGGTTTTGATCAGAACACCACCTATTCCATTTTTAGTATCTCCATAACTCTGACTGATGAGGGCTTCCAGAACTTCTATGAG GTTGCTCATCTCGTCTTCCAGTACTTGAAAATGCTTCAGACTCTTGGGCCCCAACAGAG AATATATGAAGAAATTCAAAAAATTGAGGCCAATGAATTCCACTATCAGGAGCAG ACTGATCCTATTGAGTACGTGGAGGATATCTGTGAAAACATGCAGCTGTTCCCAAAAGAAGACTTCTTAACAGGAGACCAGCTCATGTTTGAGTTCAAACCAGAG GTGATCTCTGTTGCACTGAAACTCCTCACACCAGAGAAGGCTAACTTGCTCCTGTTGTCTCCTGAGCATGAAGGCCAGTGCCCACTCAGAGAAAAGTGGTTTGGGACTCAGTACAGTGTAGAGG agaTACAGCAGCACTGGAGAGAGCTCTGGGCAGGAGACTTTGAGTTAAACCCGAGCCTTCACCTACCTGCTGAAAATAAGTACATTG CCACTGATTTCACCCTCAAAACCTCTGACTGTCCAGACACAGAGTACCCTGTCAGAATAATGAACAATGGCAGAGGGTGTTTGTGGTATAAGAAGGACAACAAGTTCAAGATCCCCAAAG CGTATGTGCGGTTCCACCTTATATCACCTGTGATTCAGAAGTCTCCAAAAAA CCTGGTGCTTTTTGACCTGTTTGTGAATATCCTGGTGCATAACTTGGCAGAGCCAGCCTACGAAGCTGATGTGGCCCAGCTAGAATATAAATCGGTTGCAGGGGAGCATGGTCTTGTCATCAAGGTTAAGGGCTTCAACCACAAACTACCG TTGCTGTTCAACCTGATTGTGGATTACCTTGCTGATTTCTCCACTGCTCCTGATGTATTCAGCATGTTTGCAGAGCAGCTGAAGAAAACCTACTTTAACATCCTCATCAAGCCTGAAAAGCTTGGAAA AGACGTGAGGCTGCTGATTCTAGAGCACTCTCGCTGGTCGACAATTCAGAAGTACCAGGCTGTGCTGGATGGTCTCAGTGTGGACGAGCTCATGGAGTTTGTGAGCAGCTTCAAGTCTGAGCTATATGCTGAAGGACTAGTGCAGGGAAACTTCACCAGCACT GAATCCATGGGCTTTTTGCAGTATGTTACAGA caAATTGCAATTCAAGAAGCTGTCAGTAGAGGTCCCTGTTCTCTTCAGAGTGGTAGAGCTTCCTCAGAAACATCATCTGTGCAAAGTGAAGTCTCTCAACAAGGGAGATGCAAACTCCGAGGTCACTGTGTATTACCAG TCTGGTCCTAAGAACCTGCGTGAGCACACTCTTATGGAGCTACTAGTG ATGCACATGGAGGAGCCATGCTTTGACTTCCTCCGAACCAAAGAGACACTGGG ATATCATGTCTACCCAACCTGTAGAAATACATCAGGTGTCCTTGGATTCTCAGTCACAGTAGAGACTCAGGCCACCAAGTTCAA CACTGAGCTGGTGGAGACAAAGATTGAGGAGTTTCTGGTGAGCTTTGGAGAAAAGATGAACAGTTTGAGTGATGAGGCTTTTAAGACACAGGTGACTGCTCTCGTCAAGCTGAAGGGTTGCGAAGACACCCATCTCGGCGAGGAGGTGGACAGGAACTGGACAGAGGTGGTCACGCAGCAATTTGTCTTCGACAGACTCAGTCGAGAG ATTGATGCACTGAAACTCATGACCAAGGCTGAACTTGTGAATTGGTTCATGGGACACCGGGGTGAAGGCAACAGGAAGCTCAGTGTACAT
- the LOC132154763 gene encoding SLIT and NTRK-like protein 3, whose product MHLPAFGESMLWVTLLSTIALGWTTPIPLLDDSEEIDEPCFEPCYCEVKEGLFHVHCDSKGFTNVSQVSQSWLRPFKLYLQKNSLRKLYFNSFLHLNNAVAINLGNNALQDIHVGAFNGLSSLKRLYLHENKLEVFRNDTFLGLESLEYLQADYNVIKRIDSGAFRNLHKLRVLILNDNLIPMLPAFLFRSVSLTHLDLRGNRLKTMAYKGILEYIGRNLMEIQLEENPWNCICDIIQLQVWLERIPYTAVVGEITCEYPFHLHGKDIREIKRSELCPLLNEAEIESILGILHLPFNTGRVRPTKPSSIVSSNQNTVSSVEQRERPSKPTKRPRPSKTPPTPRSVFPNQPPVAGYQTRPPIPIICPIGCTCNLHINDLGLTVNCKENGFRNISELMPRPLNAKKLYLSGNLIQRIHKSDFWNFSSLDLLHLGNNQIFYVQEGAFVNLPNLRSLYLNGNDIVKLTLDMFHGLHSLEYLYFEYNEIREIQPAAFSLMPSLQLVFLNNNLLQTLPMGAFAGTSLTRLNLRNNYFQCLPVSGVLEHLHSVVQIDLNQNPWDCSCDIIPLKEWLDTLSLVVIVGEVVCKTPELVSGKDLRSLNSEVICPDLRQSSLSPAESDSRFVTTYPEVGPHPPKGAIPLSVLILSLLVLFVSAFFAAAALCAYALKKREKLPFRKQGEVGLAGIQMECGIFTEQPPTLPETPPSNHVYDSIGAPSSHMCSNPVYKSKQEKSGQKHPFSETKESGSHYRTLVEKEKEWTMAISSSPINTIVTVGIPCGDIASFHENGILCPTVIDSQGPTPKVGLVDSLFGTTSQFSNLPDRHTHPPSEYPHAKQDARQMQMITNTTGTRTGCPNQTQSDYPELKARLKTKMDYIDMLERSYQF is encoded by the coding sequence ATGCACTTGCCTGCTTTTGGTGAAAGCATGTTGTGGGTTACACTGCTAAGCACAATTGCACTTGGATGGACGACTCCTATCCCTCTACTTGATGATTCAGAAGAAATAGATGAGCCTTGCTTTGAACCCTGCTACTGCGAAGTGAAGGAAGGCTTGTTTCATGTTCATTGTGATAGCAAAGGATTTACAAATGTTAGCCAAGTCTCACAGTCATGGCTTAGACCGTTCAAGCTCTACCTGCAGAAGAACTCTTTACGGAAGCTCTACTTCAACAGTTTTCTGCACTTGAACAATGCAGTGGCCATTAATCTGGGCAATAATGCCCTGCAGGATATCCATGTTGGGGCTTTCAATGGGTTGAGCTCCCTGAAGAGGTTGTACCTTCACGAAAACAAACTGGAAGTGTTCCGGAATGACACATTTCTCGGACTGGAGAGTTTAGAATACCTTCAGGCTGACTATAATGTTATCAAGAGAATAGACAGTGGGGCTTTCCGAAATCTTCACAAACTCAGAGTGCTTATCCTTAATGACAATTTAATACCCATGCTTCCAGCGTTTCTTTTCAGGTCTGTCTCTCTCACGCACCTTGACTTGAGAGGCAACCGACTAAAGACAATGGCTTATAAAGGGATTTTGGAATATATCGGTCGCAATCTTATGGAGATCCAGTTGGAGGAAAACCCTTGGAACTGTATCTGCGATATCATCCAGCTCCAAGTCTGGCTGGAGCGGATTCCATACACTGCAGTTGTTGGTGAGATCACATGCGAGTATCCTTTTCACCTCCACGGGAAGGACATCAGAGAGATAAAACGCAGTGAGCTTTGTCCCTTATTGAATGAAGCCGAGATTGAGTCAATTCTAGGCATTCTCCACTTACCGTTCAACACAGGGAGAGTGAGGCCTACAAAGCCATCATCTATAGTCTCCTCCAATCAAAACACTGTTTCCTCTGTGGAACAAAGAGAAAGACCCTCAAAGCCAACAAAACGACCCAGGCCCTCAAAGACACCACCAACACCACGCAGTGTGTTCCCTAATCAGCCGCCTGTGGCCGGATACCAGACAAGGCCGCCTATACCGATCATTTGCCCCATTGGATGTACCTGTAACTTGCATATTAATGACCTTGGTTTGACAGTCAATTGTAAGGAAAATGGGTTTCGGAACATTTCTGAGTTAATGCCTCGACCCTTGAATGCTAAGAAGCTTTACTTAAGTGGAAATCTCATTCAGAGAATTCACAAGTCTGATTTTTGGAATTTTTCCAGTCTTGATTTATTGCACTTAGGAAACAATCAGATATTTTACGTCCAAGAGGGGGCTTTTGTTAATCTTCCTAATTTGAGAAGCCTTTACCTGAATGGTAATGATATTGTGAAGTTAACTCTTGATATGTTCCATGGCTTGCACAGCCTTGAGTATTTGTATTTTGAGTACAATGAGATACGAGAAATCCAGCCAGCTGCCTTCAGTTTAATGCCCTCCCTGCAGCTAGTCTTTCTCAACAACAACCTCCTCCAAACGTTGCCCATGGGAGCGTTCGCAGGTACCTCATTGACACGCCTGAACCTGCGGAACAACTACTTTCAGTGCCTCCCAGTCAGCGGTGTTCTAGAACACCTGCATTCTGTTGTCCAGATCGACCTGAATCAGAACCCCTGGGATTGCTCCTGCGACATCATCCCTCTCAAAGAGTGGCTGGACACGCTGAGCTTAGTGGTCATAGTCGGAGAAGTGGTGTGTAAGACCCCCGAGCTGGTCTCAGGAAAAGATTTACGCTCTCTGAATTCTGAAGTGATTTGCCCTGACCTCCGACAGTCCTCGCTGTCTCCTGCTGAATCAGATAGCAGGTTTGTTACTACATATCCCGAGGTGGGGCCGCACCCGCCAAAAGGTGCCATACCCCTCTCCGTTCTCATTCTCAGCCTGCTGGTTCTTTTCGTGTCTGCTTTCTTTGCTGCGGCAGCTCTTTGCGCATATGCTCTTAAAAAGCGTGAAAAGCTACCCTTTAGGAAGCAAGGGGAAGTGGGCCTGGCAGGTATACAGATGGAATGTGGAATATTTACAGAACAGCCACCCACCTTACCAGAGACTCCTCCTTCCAATCACGTGTATGATAGCATCGGTGCTCCCTCCTCACACATGTGCAGCAACCCCGTTTACAAAAGCAAACAGGAGAAGTCAGGGCAGAAGCATCCATTCTCAGAGACAAAAGAGAGCGGTTCGCACTACAGAACGCTGGTGGAGAAGGAAAAGGAGTGGACCATGGCAATCTCCAGCTCGCCTATTAACACTATTGTCACTGTCGGTATCCCATGTGGTGATATTGCCAGCTTCCATGAAAACGGAATTCTCTGCCCGACTGTCATTGATAGCCAAGGTCCCACGCCCAAGGTGGGATTAGTGGACAGTCTTTTTGGCACAACTTCCCAGTTTAGCAACCTgcctgacagacacacacaccctccCTCAGAGTATCCACATGCCAAACAGGATGCCAGACAAATGCAAATGATCACAAACACCACAGGGACAAGGACAGGATGTCCTAATCAAACCCAAAGTGATTACCCTGAGCTGAAAGCTAGACTCAAAACAAAGATGGATTACATTGATATGCTGGAGAGGTCATATCAATTCTAA